The following proteins are encoded in a genomic region of Methylocella tundrae:
- a CDS encoding sensor histidine kinase, with the protein MWIFDLFKTATFRLAVLFALAVTASTSVVFVFIYWQVATFDVRRVEARLSEEVLRAVNEPEDQLRRQLERRLASDLRRLDYVGLFNKDGKPVYGNIAALPGSLAIDGLPHTVEVLPLKRIDSGTEPAMMVARRRPSGGVVLLGRSLYEVYALRQLVFAALTIGIAPAVALALIVGLIFSLRGARRLKTINQTIVRIMRGDLHERLPIRARPDDIDHIASAVNLMLDEMVRLLDQIKSVGDNIAHDLRTPLAVMRISLERGLAAPSEQGLRSAAQRALTELDHALTTVTALQRISEIELGRRRGEFRRIDLAEVCANAFNLYEPLAEAKSITFTLDAPAPAPCLGDFELMTEAVANLIDNAIKFTPEQGAVQVVAKMNSGRPVIRVSDTGPGVTPEERGEIFKRFYRSESSRHIPGTGLGLNMAATICNLHGFDLRVDDNQPGAIFEVTPHNLDSEESDSVTSPVLATASPH; encoded by the coding sequence ATGTGGATATTTGATCTTTTCAAGACCGCCACGTTTCGGCTGGCTGTCCTTTTCGCGCTCGCGGTCACAGCCTCCACCTCCGTCGTGTTCGTGTTTATCTATTGGCAGGTCGCGACTTTTGACGTCCGGCGCGTCGAGGCGAGATTGTCGGAGGAGGTCTTAAGAGCCGTCAACGAACCAGAGGACCAGCTCAGACGCCAGCTAGAGAGACGGCTCGCGAGCGATCTGCGCAGGCTCGACTACGTCGGTCTTTTCAATAAGGATGGAAAGCCGGTCTATGGCAATATCGCGGCGCTGCCGGGCTCGCTCGCCATTGACGGCCTCCCGCATACCGTCGAAGTGCTGCCGCTCAAGCGAATTGATTCCGGAACTGAACCGGCCATGATGGTCGCAAGGCGCCGCCCGAGCGGCGGCGTCGTGCTTCTCGGTCGCAGTCTTTATGAAGTTTACGCCTTGCGGCAGCTCGTCTTCGCGGCTCTGACTATCGGCATCGCGCCGGCTGTCGCGCTGGCGCTCATCGTCGGGCTAATCTTCAGTCTGCGCGGAGCCCGGCGTCTCAAGACCATCAACCAGACGATCGTGCGGATCATGCGGGGAGATCTCCACGAGCGGCTGCCGATCCGCGCAAGGCCGGATGACATCGATCATATCGCAAGCGCCGTCAATCTCATGCTCGACGAGATGGTCCGCCTCCTCGATCAGATCAAAAGCGTCGGCGACAATATCGCCCACGATCTGCGCACGCCGCTCGCGGTCATGCGCATCAGTCTCGAACGCGGTCTCGCCGCCCCATCGGAACAGGGTCTGCGCTCGGCCGCGCAGCGAGCGTTGACGGAACTCGACCATGCGCTCACCACGGTAACGGCGCTCCAGCGAATTTCCGAGATCGAGCTTGGACGCCGGCGTGGCGAATTCAGGCGGATCGATCTCGCCGAGGTTTGCGCCAACGCGTTCAACCTTTACGAGCCGCTGGCGGAAGCCAAGTCGATCACCTTCACTCTCGACGCGCCAGCGCCGGCGCCCTGCCTCGGCGACTTCGAGCTTATGACCGAGGCGGTCGCAAACCTTATCGACAACGCCATCAAGTTCACGCCCGAACAGGGGGCCGTTCAGGTCGTTGCAAAAATGAATTCAGGCCGCCCCGTCATTCGCGTGTCCGACACCGGACCCGGCGTAACGCCGGAAGAACGAGGCGAGATTTTCAAGCGGTTCTACCGCTCCGAATCGTCCCGCCATATTCCCGGCACGGGGCTCGGCTTGAACATGGCGGCGACGATTTGTAATCTGCACGGGTTCGATCTGCGCGTCGATGACAATCAACCGGGGGCTATCTTCGAGGTCACTCCTCACAATCTGGACTCCGAAGAGAGCGATAGCGTGACGTCACCCGTCTTGGCGACGGCTTCGCCACATTGA